The Synechococcus sp. WH 8101 sequence GGCAGGCGAGATGGTCGCGGCGGTAGGCGTAATGGCTGAGGGCGCGGGCGGTGATCTCGCGACTGCTGAGTTCACTGGAGAGAAAGAGCACCCCGGCGCCATGGAGGGCCAGGCCCATGGCAGCCGCCATGCCGACGGTGGTTTTGCCGACACCGGTGCGGGCGCCGATGACGTTGAGCTTGCCGGTGTCGCTCGGTTGGACACCGCCCTGCAGGTCCATGTCGAGGGCGGCGATGCCGGTGGAGATCGCCGAGCAGCGCTCCTGGGTCATCGCCTCCAGCAGGGTCTCGCGCTCGCTGGAGAAGCACTCCAGTTCGATGCTCTGGCCCAGGCGCCCGGCGACCAGGGCCCTGGCGTTCTCGATCGCGTTGAGCATGGTCTGGGCGACCTGCTCGATGCAGCGATCGCGGCGCAGGGCCAGCTCCAGCTCAGAGCCGGCGGCCTTGAGGAGGGTGCGGGCACGCGTGGACTGGAGCAGCTCGATCGCGATCTGCAGATCATTGGCGATCAGGCCTGAGGCATCGCGCGCCAGCGCGGTGATGTCAGCGCTGATCTGCTGCAGAGAGCCCTTGATCTGACCACGCTCGAGCCGCAGGCGGGTGGATTCGATCAGGGTGTGGCCATTGAGCGTGCGCAGATCGCGCTGGCCCTGGAAGATCGCCTCGATTTCACTGGAGAGCTGCTGGTGCAGAGGCAGCGACCAGAGGCTGTCTGGGACGCTCTGATCGGGCCTGAGGCCGAGTGCAGCGCGAAAGCGTGCCCAGATCGGGCTGTTGTCCTGCTCGCCGTGGAGCGCAAAGCCGAGGATGAGGCGCTCCTGTTCCAGGCTGCACTCGCCGCTGCTGGCGTTGCTGGGGTCGTCCTTGGGGGCGGAGTTGCTGGGGTCGAGGTTGCTGAGCAGCGCGTCGTCGGCGGCGGGTTCCGCCTCAGCCGCGAGCTGGAGCTGCCCGTCCTGGATCACGACCGTGCCAGCGGCAAGGGCGGCATCGACCGCACCGAGCACCTGCTCGGGAAGGCTGGTGGCGGTGAGTGTGTCCATCAGGCCTGCACCCCGCTGGCTGCGTAGAAGCGACGGGCGTCCTCACGGGCGGCCAGGCGTTCGGCCTTGCTGGGGAAGCCATGCCGGGGCCTGAGGTCACCGGTGAGCGGTTCCGGCGGGAAGAAGTCCGGGTGCTGGGGACCGGCGAAGGCCGGGATGCTGTTGATCGCTGCAGCCAGACGACTGGCATGGGTGCTGGTGGGGTTGGTCTTGCTGGAGGGTTCCGGGGCTTCTTCTGCCAGGGCATGGAAGTGGCCCTTGGGGGTCAGGCCGGTGCCGATCAGCTGCTCGAAGGCGATCGCCTTGCCGCTCCACCAGCGGTTGGCCTTGGCGCCGGCCATCACCTCGGGGAGGAGGGCGAGCACCTGGCGAAGGCCGCCGAGGGCACGGATCGAGCGCTGCCGGGAGGGGGAGAGGTGCTTGAGCGGCCGCCAGGCATCGGGCTTGAGGCGGTTCCAGGAGTCGATCAGCTGCTGCTGCAGATCGGCCGTGTCCGGTTCCGGTGCCGGATCAGCTGGCGGGTCAGGTGGCGGATCAGCTGCGCTTGCGGCAGCGGTTGGCTTGGATGGCTCCTCCCCCCTGCTGCTGGTGGTGACGGGAGAGGGGCTGCTCTTTTCTTCTTCTCTGTTTGGCTGTTGTTTTTGTTTTATATGTGCACCAGGAGAGGGGTCAATATCGACCCCTGAGCGGGTTGGGTTGCGCTCCCGGAGCGGGGTTGGAGCGCGATCCCTTTGCGGGGTGAGGACGGAAGGGGAGTCCTCCCGCGGCGGGATGCCCTTGAGGAGGATCTCGGTGCCCTTGCCCTCGATCGTGCGCAATTCGATCCAGCCGAGCCGGGCGAGATTGGCGAGCTGGCGATCGATCGTCTTGATGTTGGTGCAGCGATCGAGGGCGAGCTGGCGTTTGCTGGTGGAGAGCTGCACCCGGGCCCCGGCTTTGTAGGCCAGGGCGCCATAGAGATCCAGCAGCAGCAAGGCGCCTGGATAGTTGGTATCGGCGAGCTGACAGACGTGAGCGAGCTGGGAGTTGGAGAAGTTGATCAGCATGGCTCTTGATGCGGACTCGCACAAGGTATGGGGGAGCGTTCCATGCCCGGGGACCCCTGAGGCGGGCCGATGCCCGCGAAAGCCGTGTTGTGGCCTGGATTCAGGCCTGAGCTGTCAGGTCATGTGGCGCCCCTGCACGCCGGCACACCAGCTGTAGTGTCTTGATCCGTGCAGGTACCTGTTGACATTCGAATCGTGACGGAGCCATGCTGATCCAAGAGAGGGCTCCGTAGTGATGACGATTCCTGTGCTCAGCCGCGATGGCGTCCTTGCCGACAACGAAGCGCGGCGGGAGGACGGCAAGCAGCACATGTCGGCGGTGATGATCTATTGGATCGCGCGCAACCGCTGGTCCCATCCGATTCTCGAGGAGCTGGCCACCTGGGCCCTGAACGAGGAAGGGGCGCTGCACACCAGTCAGATCTCCCACATCCGCAATGGCCGGATGCGCATGCTCGGCGTCAAGACCGTGGATGCGCTCGGTGCGATCAACCTGGGTCTGTGGATCGTACGCTATGGCGAGCCGGAGCAACTGGAGCAGCTGGGCTGCGCGCCGCTCACCCCCCGGATCGAGGAGCTGCTGGAGGGGGCTGAACCGCTGATCGACCCCCGCACCGAGCAACCCCTGACCCAGGGCGGTTTTCTGGAGCTGTATCTGGGCTATGTGCACCTGCCCGGTGTGATCGGCGGCAGTGGCGGCAGCACCGACATGGCCCAGGTGGCGGCGAACCTCGGCCCCTACATCGAGACGGTGATCCGCAACGCCAGGGTGGATTTCGTTGAGGCACGCCAGGCGTTCACCAAAGCGCTGGCGGATGAGGCCAAGGCCAAGCTGGTGGTGGCAGCAGCAGCGGGCCTGGAAGTGCTCAGCGCCGAGGAACTCACCACCAACGTGCAGGGCATCTGCGCGGGTCTGGAGCGCATCGATGGGCGGGCACGAACACCGGAAGAGCTGGTGCAGGAGCTGCAGGGCTGAAGCTCTGCATCAGCCGGGAGGGTTGCAATGCAGGCTCAGCTGTCGAGCAGCTCCAGCAACCGACCGGAGTCATCCACAAGGCGGTGCCGCTTGCCGGTGGATTCAGCCCGTCGCATGGCGACGCGATAGGCGTCGGTCTGGTTCTGCTTGCTTTGAAGGTGATGCCAGCGGCCGTGCTGGTCCTGCCATTCGATGTTGACGCTCACAAGGGGCGGTGCGGCAGGGTGGGTTGAAAAACTCTATGCGCCACGCGTCACCGCGGCCATGCCAAGGGAAATAGCAGGCTAGTAAATGCCTGGAGTTCTTGAACAGCTCCTCTGTAGATAGTGTCAAGCCGTACGACTGCGCGATCTCAGTGAAATGCTCCGGTGATGTGCATGATCTGATTCTCTCTTGCAACGTCAGGTTGCAAGCGGAGCGGTCAATAAACTCCACAAAATCTTCTGAAACAATTCTGCCGAGATCGGCCACCAGCGTGAGGCTAACAGCTGCATCGCGGGAGACAATACTCAGCATTGATGATGCAGGAACTGCAAACAGTCGGGGCTTCTCCAGTCGCGATCGCCCGATACCCTCAGCCTGCATTCGCGGTTGCATCATTGCCATGGAGCTGATCAGGTCAAGCGATGTGAACACCACGATGACTGAGGCCCACGCGCTCAACCGTGCTCCCAGCAGGCGTGAGAAGCCCGGCAGTTCATCTTTGAAGAAATTTCTGTGGGTTCGCAAGACACTCTCACCCCCTAGAGAAAGCCCTTCCAGGCAATGGACAGACGAGGACCTTGTAACTGGCGCTCGAAGGAGCAGGCAGAAGGGACCTTCAGCAAATCTGAGGCTTGCGCACGCGTAGCCAGGTGGCTACAGTGGTTGGGTGGTTGAAGTTCGGCAAACAGAGCGCTTTGCGCAATGGCTGGGGGATCTACGTGATCTCAGGGCCCGAGCGCGCGTTCAGGCCAGGATTGAGCGTCTTATTGGCGGCAATCCGGGTGACGTCAAACCCATTGGTTCTGGTGTCTCAGAGTTGAGAATCAACTACGGCCCTGGTTACAGGGTCTACTTCCAGCAAAAAGGCTCCACGTTGATCATCCTCTTGGCTGGTGGCGATAAGTCATCACAATCAAGAGACATCGAGGAAGCTCTCTTGCTGGCTCGTCAGATCACGGAGAACCGTTGATGAAGATCAAGACTCTGCCCTACGACGTCGCTGAGACACTTAGAACACCTGACGAAATGGCGGCCTATCTCGAGGCATGCATCGAGGATGCCGATGGCGATGCTGCCTTCATTGCCAAGGCTCTTGGCGATATCGCTCGTGCTCAGGGGATGACGCAGATCGCTCGCCAGACAGGACTCTCTCGCGAAAGCCTGTACAAAGCGCTGTCTGGTGATCGCAGCCCTAGTTTTGACACTGTTCTCAAAGTGATCTCCGCGCTCGGATTAAAACTGAGTGCCGGAGTTCAGGAGAAGGCTGAGGTCGTTTGAGTGCAAATGACCAAGCAAGAGTCAAGTGACTGGGAGTACTAAAGAACAGGAAAAATTCCGTGAATAGAGCATCGAAATCACTGAGTCAGTCCGTCTTGCGCCGCCTTACCAATGACGCCGTCACTACGTTTCTTGGCGAGGCGACACGCTATGAGGCGGCCGCCTGCCCCGGCCTTCAGTTGGCCTTGAGCAACGAACCGGTTGCCGATATGAACATGCTCGTTGTTGGGGCCGGCGCTGACCAAAATCGCTTCCGGGACATGGTGGATTCGTGCCTGGATCGACAGCTTCCGTTTCTCGCCATCATCTTCCCAGAAGCTGACAAGGCTCTCAACGACATCGCAGCCGATCTGGGACTGGTCTATGCGGTGGATTTTCCGATCATGGTGCGTGATGATGTGCCAATCGAGCCATCCGGTAACCCCGACGTTGAAGTTGTTTGCGCGTCCGGCGCCGAGGATGCGGAGGCAAGCGCAGATGTGCTGGTTTCAGCCTATGGCATGCCAAAAGACAGCGTACTTCGAGCGCAGCCTGCGTCCTTGTTCGATTCGACGGGCATCGATGTCTACGTCGCTCGCACCAATGGTGACCCCGTAGGCAGCGTTACATTGACCTATCACGGCGATACCTGCGGCATCTGGGCGATGGGGACGGACGCATCGC is a genomic window containing:
- a CDS encoding addiction module antidote protein, translating into MKIKTLPYDVAETLRTPDEMAAYLEACIEDADGDAAFIAKALGDIARAQGMTQIARQTGLSRESLYKALSGDRSPSFDTVLKVISALGLKLSAGVQEKAEVV
- a CDS encoding GNAT family N-acetyltransferase, with product MRRLTNDAVTTFLGEATRYEAAACPGLQLALSNEPVADMNMLVVGAGADQNRFRDMVDSCLDRQLPFLAIIFPEADKALNDIAADLGLVYAVDFPIMVRDDVPIEPSGNPDVEVVCASGAEDAEASADVLVSAYGMPKDSVLRAQPASLFDSTGIDVYVARTNGDPVGSVTLTYHGDTCGIWAMGTDASRQRCGIGLRLLSTAMAQARNNQIRRFFLGASPAGYRLYEKLGFETVCTANVWVSGETHQA
- a CDS encoding DnaB-like helicase C-terminal domain-containing protein — translated: MDTLTATSLPEQVLGAVDAALAAGTVVIQDGQLQLAAEAEPAADDALLSNLDPSNSAPKDDPSNASSGECSLEQERLILGFALHGEQDNSPIWARFRAALGLRPDQSVPDSLWSLPLHQQLSSEIEAIFQGQRDLRTLNGHTLIESTRLRLERGQIKGSLQQISADITALARDASGLIANDLQIAIELLQSTRARTLLKAAGSELELALRRDRCIEQVAQTMLNAIENARALVAGRLGQSIELECFSSERETLLEAMTQERCSAISTGIAALDMDLQGGVQPSDTGKLNVIGARTGVGKTTVGMAAAMGLALHGAGVLFLSSELSSREITARALSHYAYRRDHLACRAWILEGRGRRREVASGFEAMLSQWQQERDAGVIGDFHSKALFHATAEDMIDAMHAAKARNPGLSAVFIDHFHALRPSKGYINRSQEMEARILLLYQAAKACQLDLFLMAQLNRDACLSDAPRLDHINGTDAIAQLATAVWLLEFERNSESFNPGVLQLTHAKCRNGQRVGDDFIHCKTSILQVNREYNAITSEAHC
- a CDS encoding type II toxin-antitoxin system RelE/ParE family toxin, with the protein product MVEVRQTERFAQWLGDLRDLRARARVQARIERLIGGNPGDVKPIGSGVSELRINYGPGYRVYFQQKGSTLIILLAGGDKSSQSRDIEEALLLARQITENR